A DNA window from Hevea brasiliensis isolate MT/VB/25A 57/8 chromosome 2, ASM3005281v1, whole genome shotgun sequence contains the following coding sequences:
- the LOC110645622 gene encoding ETO1-like protein 1 encodes MRTFFPSESCKESQLNALNPQSWLQVERGKLSKLSSSKLSSCSSSSSIESLIKVPEPPVLPFFKPVDYVEVLAQVHEELESCPPQERSNLYLFQFQVFRGLGEVKLMRRSLRSAWQKSSTVHEKIVFGAWLKYEKQGEELISDLLASCGKCAEEFGPIDVVSQLYADLSSNFNEPALVNADCNLRNVIFKIGDEKIVCERKKIASLSAPFHAMLHGCFSESFCENIDFSENNISPLGFRAISEFSVTGSLNKVSPNVLLEILPFANKFCCERLKDACDRKLASLVSSVEDAVELMEFALQENSPILAASCLQVFLQELPACLNDDRVVEIFINADKQKRMIMVGAASFSLYCLLSEVSMNLDPQSNKTACFLERLVESAETNRQKLLAFHQLGCVRLLRKEYDEAECLFEAALNAGHIYSVSGLARLGYIRGHRLWAYDKLSSVISSTTPLGWMYQERSLYCEGNKKCEDLEKATELDPTLTYPYMYRAASFMRRHNVQAALAEINRVLGFKLALECLELRFCFYLGLEDYRAALCDVQAILTLSPDYRMFEGRVAAYQLRTLVREHVGNWTTADCWMQLYERWSSVDDIGSLSVIYQMLESDAPKGVLYFRQSLLLLRLNCPEAAMKSLQLARQHASTEHERLVYEGWILYDTGHCEEGLRKAEESIKINRSFEAFFLKAYALADSSQDPSCSVSVVSLLEDALKCPSDRLRKGQALNNLGSVYVDSGKLDLAADCYINALKIRHTRAHQGLARVHFLRNDKAAAYEEMTKLIEKARNNASAYEKRSEYCDRELAKADLEMVTKLDPLRVYPYKYRAAVLMDNRKEKEAIAELSRAIAFKANLHLLHLRAAFYEHIGDVLGALRDCRAALSVDPNHQEMLEFHSRVNSHEP; translated from the exons ATGAGGACTTTCTTCCCATCTGAGTCATGTAAAGAGTCACAACTCAATGCTTTGAATCCACAGTCATGGCTTCAGGTTGAAAGAGGGAAACTATCAAAACTCTCTTCTTCCAAACTCTCTTCatgctcttcttcttcctccat AGAATCACTTATCAAGGTTCCTGAACCTCCAGTGCTACCATTCTTTAAACCAGTTGATTATGTAGAAGTTTTAGCTCAGGTTCATGAAGAACTTGAATCATGTCCTCCACAAGAGAGGTCAAATCTCTATttatttcaatttcaggtctttaGAGGCCTTGGGGAAGTCAAATTGATGCGGAGAAGCCTCCGCTCAGCATGGCAGAAATCTAGTACTGTGCATGAGAAGATAGTATTTGGGGCATGGTTAAAGTATGAGAAGCAAGGAGAGGAGCTTATTTCTGACTTGCTTGCCAGTTGTGGTAAATGTGCAGAAGAGTTTGGACCAATAGATGTTGTCTCCCAGCTTTATGCTGATTTAAGTTCGAATTTTAATGAGCCCGCTTTAGTCAATGCTGACTGTAATTTGAGAAATGTCATCTTTAAAATTGGAGATGAGAAGATAGTTTGTGAAAGGAAGAAAATTGCAAGCCTTTCTGCTCCATTCCATGCTATGCTTCATGGTTGTTTCTCTGAATCTTTTTGTGAAAACATAGATTTTTCTGAAAACAACATATCCCCTTTAGGTTTTAGGGCAATAAGTGAATTCAGTGTGACAGGGAGTTTGAACAAAGTCTCTCCAaatgttttgttagaaatattgccTTTTGCAAATAAGTTCTGTTGTGAAAGACTAAAAGATGCATGCGATAGGAAACTTGCTTCTTTGGTTTCCTCGGTGGAAGATGCTGTAGAACTCATGGAATTTGCTCTTCAAGAGAACTCTCCCATCCTTGCTGCATCATGTTTGCAAGTTTTCTTACAAGAGCTTCCTGCTTGTTTGAATGATGATCGGGTGGTGGAAATATTTATTAATGCTGATAAACAAAAAAGAATGATTATGGTTGGGGCTGCCTCATTTTCACTATACTGTTTATTAAGTGAAGTTTCCATGAATCTTGATCCTCAGTCCAATAAAACAGCTTGTTTCCTAGAACGGTTGGTGGAATCAGCTGAAACTAACCGGCAGAAACTGTTGGCTTTTCATCAGTTGGGTTGTGTGAGGCTTTTGAGGAAAGAGTATGATGAAGCTGAATGTCTTTTTGAGGCAGCTTTGAATGCTGGTCATATATATTCTGTATCAGGTCTGGCTAGACTGGGTTACATTAGGGGTCATAGACTTTGGGCTTATGACAAGCTCAGCTCTGTGATTTCATCTACTACCCCACTGGGATGGATGTACCAGGAGAGGTCCTTGTACTGCGAAGGCAATAAGAAATGTGAGGACCTTGAGAAAGCAACCGAGTTGGATCCTACTCTCACATATCCCTACATGTATCGTGCAGCTTCTTTTATGAGGAGACATAATGTTCAAGCTGCACTTGCAGAAATTAACCGGGTTCTTGGGTTTAAACTTGCATTGGAATGCTTGGAACTCCGATTTTGTTTTTATCTAGGTCTTGAGGATTACAGAGCAGCCCTTTGTGATGTTCAGGCAATTCTTACACTCTCCCCAGATTATAGAATGTTTGAGGGGCGGGTGGCAGCATACCAACTTCGAACCCTTGTTCGTGAGCATGTTGGGAATTGGACAACAGCAGATTGTTGGATGCAATTGTATGAGAGGTGGTCTTCAGTTGATGATATAGGGTCCCTCTCTGTCATATACCAAATGCTTGAATCTGATGCACCAAAAGGTGTTCTATACTTCAGGCAGTCTCTGCTTCTTCTTAG GTTGAACTGTCCTGAGGCAGCCATGAAAAGCTTACAATTAGCCCGTCAACATGCATCAACTGAACATGAACGTCTAGTTTATGAAGGATGGATCTTGTATGACACTGGTCACTGTGAGGAAGGGCTTCGAAAAGCTGAGGAGTCTATCAAAATTAATAGGTCTTTTGAGGCCTTCTTCCTTAAAGCCTATGCCCTGGCCGACTCTAGCCAGGATCCATCTTGTTCTGTATCTGTTGTTTCACTGCTTGAAGATGCTTTGAAGTGCCCTTCAGACAGACTGCGAAAAGGCCAG GCACTTAACAATCTTGGAAGTGTATATGTAGACAGCGGGAAATTAGATTTGGCAGCTGATTGCTACATAAATGCCCTTAAAATCAGGCACACTAGAGCTCACCAGGGTCTTGCACGAGTCCATTTTCTCAGAAATGACAAGGCTGCTGCATATGAGGAAATGACAAAACTGATTGAGAAGGCCCGGAATAATGCATCTGCTTATGAAAAGAGGTCTGAGTACTGTGATCGTGAACTTGCAAAAGCAGATCTTGAGATGGTCACAAAATTAGATCCACTTCGAGTGTACCCTTACAAATATCGAGCTGCAG TGTTGATGGACAACCGCAAGGAGAAGGAAGCCATAGCAGAACTATCAAGGGCAATTGCATTCAAAGCAAACCTTCACCTTCTACACTTGAGAGCTGCATTCTATGAGCACATTGGTGATGTCTTGGGTGCCCTACGTGACTGTCGAGCTGCTCTCTCCGTCGACCCAAACCATCAAGAAATGTTGGAATTTCACAGCCGTGTAAACAGCCATGAACCCTGA
- the LOC110645620 gene encoding protein TIFY 4B, with translation MQPGETVSRSPLDKPLHQLTEDDISQVTREDCRRYLKEKGMRRPSWNKSQAIQQVISLKALLEATPDSDCNEARRKLYIPRPDSPHRAPANSSVSVKETSADRRISASPEEPVPYPRHDRPKHDFPGDPPARLAATENDSVSPRTKTAANEPVGQMTIFYSGRVNVYDDVPRHKAKAIMQLAAYPLSFSRETSSNTIPALWPIPCHLESPGVKAAASSPMLIFPTLQTGKVAENCQLPREESNISHEDNLEGPASRKASVQRYLEKRKDRFKNKRKVAMPSSASSDINFNHQVGDQFSNDQWNLSGACSSSQPRPPETPTRCSSDENTAKHSYLPVDLDDRDVQEC, from the exons ATGCAGCCGGGAGAGACCGTTTCGCGGTCGCCTCTTGACAAACCCCTTCACCAACTCACTGAAGATGACATTTCTCAGGTCACTCGCGAAGATTGCCGGAGATACCTCAAAGAAAAAG GCATGAGACGGCCTTCGTGGAACAAATCGCAGGCAATCCAGCAGGTGATCTCTCTCAAAGCGCTCCTCGAAGCGACACCGGATTCGGACTGCAACGAAGCGCGGAGAAAGCTCTACATTCCCCGTCCAGATAGCCCTCATCGC GCCCCTGCAAATTCCTCTGTTTCAGTGAAGGAAACGAGCGCCGATAGACGGATCTCCGCATCGCCTGAGGAACCGGTTCCGTATCCCCGACATGACCGCCCAAAGCATGATTTTCCCGGAGATCCTCCGGCCCGTCTCGCAGCCACAGAAAATGACTCGGTTTCCCCGAG GACTAAAACTGCAGCAAATGAGCCTGTAGGACAGATGACAATTTTTTATAGCGGGAGGGTCAATGTCTATGATGATGTACCAAGACATAAG GCAAAAGCAATAATGCAGCTTGCTGCATATCCACTCTCTTTTTCTCGCGAAACTTCATCTAACACAATTCCTGCATTATGGCCCATTCCATGCCACCTTGAAAGTCCAGGTGTCAAAGCAGCTGCTAGTTCTCCTATGTTGATCTTTCCAACCCTGCAGACAG GTAAAGTGGCAGAAAACTGTCAGCTGCCCAGGGAAGAGAGCAACATATCACATGAAGACAACCTAG AAGGCCCAGCAAGTAGAAAAGCATCAGTACAGAGATATCTTGAAAAACGAAAAGACAG GTTTAAGAACAAGAGAAAGGTGGCAATGCCGTCATCTGCTAGCTCAGACATCAACTTCAATCATCAAGTGGGAGATCAATTCTCAAATGATCAATGGAACCTTAGTGGTGCATGCTCTTCTTCTCAACCCAGACCACCCGAAACTCCTACTCGATGCAGCTCTGATGAGAATACAGCAAAGCATTCCTATCTTCCTGTTGATCTCGATGACAGAG ATGTACAAGAATGTTGA